One window of Saccharopolyspora phatthalungensis genomic DNA carries:
- a CDS encoding STAS/SEC14 domain-containing protein has translation MHRKHPPSPRHRGAQRDPGQTVWRTTALRTEGCGRVACLSWHVRFVRDHHRKVKRVALSADSKLSSLVAHIAKRFVQADVNSFGYDEIDDAITWAAGTTGRGT, from the coding sequence ATGCACCGGAAGCACCCGCCGTCCCCGCGTCACCGAGGCGCACAACGCGATCCCGGTCAAACGGTCTGGCGAACTACCGCATTACGAACTGAGGGGTGCGGGCGTGTCGCCTGCCTGTCGTGGCATGTGCGATTCGTGCGCGACCATCACCGCAAGGTCAAGCGTGTGGCGCTGTCGGCGGACAGCAAACTGTCGAGTCTGGTAGCGCATATCGCCAAGCGCTTCGTGCAGGCCGATGTGAACAGTTTCGGATACGACGAGATCGACGATGCGATCACGTGGGCGGCAGGAACTACTGGGCGAGGCACCTGA